The sequence CCTGCTCCCTGGGCAACTTGATGTTTAATCCCACGGATTCGCCGCCCTTGCCTGCCGCGCCCTTGTTGGCCGCTTCCATGATCCCGCCGCCGCCGCCGGTGATCACGGCAAAACCGTTTTGCGCAAGTATTCCGGCCAGTTCCATTGCTTTCTGATAATAGGGGTTGTCGGCTGTCATCCGGGCAGAGCCAAATATGCTCACAGCCGGGCCAAGGTCATATAAGGCCTCGACACCATCGACAAATTCCCCCATGATCTTAAACAGCCGCCAGGCTTCAGTTAGCTTGATATCTTCGACTATGTGCTGCTTTTCCATGTCCAGACCTTTCTTCTAAATGATAAGCATTCGGCTTTAGTAGCAATCCGGCTATGGGTTGTCAATTGTTTAAACACCCGGTTCAGGCGATATCCGGCAATGATTTAGTTGACAGGATAAAGGGCAACGTGTTAAAATTATAAAATAATATTAACAAATTATCAACAATATGAATCATTTGGACAATCACTTGACAAAAACCGTCACCGTTATCAATGAACTCGGCCTGCATGCCAGGCCTGCAGCCATGATTGCAAGGCTTGCCATGAAAGCCGAATCCGGCGTCTGGCTGATCAAGGACGACGAAGAAGTCGATGCCACAAGCATCATTGATATTCTCTCAATTTCCGGCACCAAGGACTCCCGGATCACCCTGAGAATAGAAAATTCCTCAGACAACGAAATTCTACAAGAAATCAGCAAGTTATTTGAAGACGGCTTTGAGGAGTAATCACTCTTATTATGACAACAGAACCCACAGAAGAAATCGTTCTCCGCGGCATCAGCGGCTCCCAGGGCATCTGCATCGGCAAGGCATACCTGGTGGACCGGGAGGGCGTTGATGTTATTGAACGCTATAATATCGACAACAAGGATGTCGACAAGGAACTCAAGCGCTTCAAGGGCGCCGTCAACAAGGCCAAAAACGAACTTTCCGGCATTATTGAAGACATTCCGGAAGACCTGCGCCAGCATGCCTATATCCTGGAGACCCACCTGCTGCTGCACAAGGACAAAATGCTGTACGGCAAAACCATTGAGCTGATCAAAAACGAACAGATCAATGCGGAATGGGCCCTGAAAAAGGCCTCGTCCACAGCCAAAAGTGTGTTTAAAAAAATATCCGATCCCTACCTGCAGGCCCGGGCCGCAGACATTGAGCATGTGTGCGACCGTATCCTGCGGCATTTGATGGGGGCGGTGGACGTGGATATCTCCGGGATCAACAAGCGCGTGATTCTTGTGGCCAACAATCTTTCCCCGGCTGAAACCAGCCAGATCCAGCTCGACCGGGTCATGGGCTTTATCACCGACCGGGGCGGGAAGACCTCTCATACCAGCATCATCGCCCGCACACTGGAAATTCCTGCGGTGCTGGGCTTGGAACGGGCCACGGCCCTGATCAAAAACGAGGATTTGATCATTGTTGACGGCAATGAAGGCCTTGTGATTATCAACCCTGAAGAAGAAACCCTGGTCCGCTACGAAGAGCTTTCCCGCAGGTACGAAGCGTATAAAAAGGAAGTGGTGCGCAGGGGTGAGCTGCCGGCCACCTCTGCAGACGGCCAGCATTTCAGGATCATGGGCAACATTGAGCTGCCCGAGGAGGTCGTGGCGGTCAAGGACCATGGCGGAGACGGTATCGGTCTTTTCAGAACCGAATTTCTGTATTTGTCGAGAATTGATTTCCCCGGAGAGCAGGAACTCTTTGATCAGTACAAGGAAGTCGTGGAGCTCATGTCACCTTTGCCGGTGACCATCCGCACCCTGGATATCAACGGGGACAAGGAAATAGAGAGCATGCCCTCCCCGGAAGAAGCCAATCCGGCACTGGGCCTGCGGGCCATCCGGTTTTGCCTCAAAAACCCGGAAATTTTTAAAACCCAGCTCCGGGCGATTTTAAGGGCCGCGGCCCACGGTTATGTCCGCCTGCTGCTGCCCATGATATCCGGGGCAGAAGAAATCACCGAATGCATCCGGATCCTGAACCAGGCCGCAGCAGAGCTTGAGCAGGAAGGCCTTGAGCACAACCGGGACATTGAAGTGGGCATTATGATCGAAATCCCCTCTGCTGCTGTCATGGCCGACCTGCTGGCCGACATGGTGGATTTTTTCAGCATCGGCACCAACGATCTTGTGCAGTACACCCTGGCCATTGACCGGGGCAACCGCCACGTGGCCCACCTCTACAGCCCCATGCACCCGGCCGTAATCCGGCTGATCCGCCACGTTGTGGATGCGGGCCGACATAAGGGCAAAAAAACCTACATGTGCGGGGAAATGGCCGCAGAACCCATGCATCTTCCCATTCTCATGGGCATGGGGATTGAAGAGCTGAGCATGGCCCCCCAATCCATACCCAAGATCAAAAACCTCATCCGCAAAATCAACGTCTCCGAGGTGAAAAAACTCATGGACACGCTTTTACAGCAATCCTCGGTGCAAGACATGGAGCGGATCATCATGGACGCATACGGCGAATTGCTAAACGAAGACATTTACGGCAAATAACCGAATTCTGTCCAGTGAACCA is a genomic window of Desulfosalsimonas propionicica containing:
- the ptsP gene encoding phosphoenolpyruvate--protein phosphotransferase; this encodes MTTEPTEEIVLRGISGSQGICIGKAYLVDREGVDVIERYNIDNKDVDKELKRFKGAVNKAKNELSGIIEDIPEDLRQHAYILETHLLLHKDKMLYGKTIELIKNEQINAEWALKKASSTAKSVFKKISDPYLQARAADIEHVCDRILRHLMGAVDVDISGINKRVILVANNLSPAETSQIQLDRVMGFITDRGGKTSHTSIIARTLEIPAVLGLERATALIKNEDLIIVDGNEGLVIINPEEETLVRYEELSRRYEAYKKEVVRRGELPATSADGQHFRIMGNIELPEEVVAVKDHGGDGIGLFRTEFLYLSRIDFPGEQELFDQYKEVVELMSPLPVTIRTLDINGDKEIESMPSPEEANPALGLRAIRFCLKNPEIFKTQLRAILRAAAHGYVRLLLPMISGAEEITECIRILNQAAAELEQEGLEHNRDIEVGIMIEIPSAAVMADLLADMVDFFSIGTNDLVQYTLAIDRGNRHVAHLYSPMHPAVIRLIRHVVDAGRHKGKKTYMCGEMAAEPMHLPILMGMGIEELSMAPQSIPKIKNLIRKINVSEVKKLMDTLLQQSSVQDMERIIMDAYGELLNEDIYGK
- a CDS encoding HPr family phosphocarrier protein, coding for MTKTVTVINELGLHARPAAMIARLAMKAESGVWLIKDDEEVDATSIIDILSISGTKDSRITLRIENSSDNEILQEISKLFEDGFEE